The Paenibacillus sp. FSL H7-0357 nucleotide sequence GGCCGAGCGCCACCTGCAGCAGGCCGGATTCGGCGATACGGTGGAATATAAAATCGGCCCTGCGCTGGACAGCCTGAAGCTGCTCGAAGCGGAGGGCCGGACTTTTGATTTCTTTTTCATTGATGCCGACAAGGAGAATTATCCGAATTATCTCGAATATGCGATCAGGCTGGCCTCGCCGGGTGCGGTCATCGCCGGGGATAATATCTTCCTGCGCGGCCGCACCTTGAACACGGACAAGAACGGACCCGCCGTGCAGGCGATGCGCCGTTTCAACGAAATGATAGCGGCTGATCCACGCCTGAATAGTACACTGCTCCCCGCCTATGACGGACTGGCTTTGGCGGTAGTAAAGTAAACACCGGATTTGCGCTTAGGGTACCTGCCGGATTACTCCCTATGCTAGCGGAATAGCCGCGGCTCCGTATTCTTATACAGCTTGAGCCGTACCCAGACGGTATTGATCAGCAGGAAGCAGCCGGAGATGATGAACAGGCCCTCAATACCGATATAGCCCGACAGGAATCCGCCGATCACCGCTCCCAGCATATTGCCAAGGGCCAAGGTACTGCTGTTGAAGCCAAAAGCCCGGCTCTCCTTGCCATCAGGCGTATAGGAACGGATAAGTGCATTGACGCTCGGAAGCAGCCCCCCCATGAAGACGCCCATCAGGAAACGGACAATAATCAGCTGCCAGACGCTGGTTACAAAAGCCTGCGGGATCAGGAACAGCGAAGCTCCGATCAGCGCAAAGGTTAAGATCCGGTGGGCGCCGATTTTGTCGCTCAGCTTGCCCAGTACCGGGGAGGCCAGCATATTGGAGATGCCGGTAACCGCGCTGACCATTCCTGCCCAGAAGGCGATGTTCACAGCGGAGCCGTGCAGCTTCTCCACATACAGGGGCAGCAGTGACATCGGACTGATCATTGCAAACTGCAGCAGAAAGGTAACGCCGAACAAGGCCGGAAGCTGCGGAACCTTGGCCAGCTCCTTGAAGCCTTCCATTACGGAAACCTGCGGAACCTGCGCAGCCTCGACCCGGTCAAATTTCTCTTTGACGAGGAACAAGGCCAGCAGCGAGGCGACGAACAGCAGCGCCCCGACGACATAGAAGATCGGGCGGAACCCGATCCAGTCAGCCAGCGCCCCGCCGATCAGCGGTCCCAGAATAGTACCGGCAACCGACCCGGACTGCATCAGCCCCATGGCGAAGCCCATCCGGGGTTTAGGTGTCGTTCCCGAGACGAGCGCGATGGAGGCCGGGTTGAAGCCGGAGATGGTTCCGTTCAGCAAACGGAGCAGCAGCAGCTGCATTGGAGACTGTGCAAATCCCATCAGCACAATGACGATCGCCATGCCGAAGCTGGAGCGCAGGAGCATGATTTTGCGGCCGTATTTGTCGGCCAGCTTGCCCCACAACGGCTGGAACAGAAATGAGGTCAGAAAGTTCGCGGCAAAAATAAGCCCGGCCCACATTCCGATTGCATGATCACCCTGCACTCCCAGATCTTTGGCAAGATAAAGGGACAGGAACGGGGTAATCATGGTCATCCCGGCATTTACCAGGAATTGGCCAAACCAAAGCACCATGAGGTTGACTTTCCATGTCTCCCAATTCTTCAAAGTGCTTTCACTTCCTTTCAGAGGATTCAAAGAGAAAATATTCACGAAAAATTGACATTCTATCAGTATATCATAGTTTTTTGGCTGGACGGTGCAACACTTGTCATAGTAATGTCATGGGATTGTCATTCCATGAAGGGTGGAGTGGTTGTTACCTACTTTTAAAAAGGGCATAATAAGTTATATGTGTTTACAAATAACCTATCAAATCTAATGGAGATCTTATGATGACCTACAATGACACTTTTATCCGTGCCTGTAAGAAGCAAGAGACAAACCATGTTCCCGTATGGTACATGCGCCAGGCCGGACGTTATGATCCAGAGTACCGTAAAATCAAGGAGAAATACTCGCTGCTGGAAATCTGCAGCCAGCCTGAACTTGCAGCGGAAGTAACTCTGATGCCTGTTCGCAAGCTGGGCGTGGATGCGGCGATCCTTTATTCCGACATTATGAATCCGGTGGCGTCGCTTGGCGTGAAATTCGACATCGTCAAGAATATCGGACCGGTAATCGAGAATCCGATTGCTTCCGCAGCCGATGTGGACAGATTGAAGCCGATTGATGTAGAAGGGGATCTCAGCCACATCCTCAAGACCATTGCCATGTTGGACAAGGAGCTGGAGGTGCCGCTGATTACCTTTGCAGGCGCGCCGTTTACCATTGCCAGCTATCTGATCGAAGGCAGGCCTTCCAAGAGCTATCACCGCACGAAAGAGATGATGTTCAGCCAGCCCCGGGTCTGGGAGAAGCTGATGGAGAAGCTGGGAGATATGGTGATCGCCTATCTGCGTGCCCATGTCCGCAGCGGCGGTAAAGCGTTCCAGCTGTTCGACAGCTGGGTAGGAGCTCTGGCTCCCCGTGATTTTGAACAATATGTCCTGCCAACCATTACGCGTATTTTTGCCGAACTTTCGGATCTCGATGTACCTAAGATCTACTTTCCCGGCGTAAGCTCCGGCGAACTGCTGCCAAGCCTAACGAATCTTAAGGCTGATGTCATCGGAGTCGACTGGCGTGTGAGCCTGAGTGAAGGCAGACGAAGAACAGGCGGCAGATTTGCGATCCAGGGTAATCTGGACCCTTATCTGCTTACAGCACCGATGGAGGTACTGAAGGAGCGGGCCAAGGAACTGATTGATGAAGGCATCCGGGAGCCGGGGTATATTTTCAACCTGGGTCACGGCTTATTTCCCGAGGCTTCTCTGGACACGCTAAGGGAGTTGACTGAGTATGTGCACGAGTACTCGGAGCAGGCGCTGAAAGAAGCTGCACAACCAAGAGCTTAGGATGAACAGCAGATTGCAGAGTATGGACATTATTCGTAAAAGGGGATGGAATCTGTGACAGCAAAAATCGGAGTTCTCGTGATGTCATACGGCACGCCTGAAAGTTTGGAGGGCGTAGAGGCTTATTACACCCACATCCGGCGCGGCAATGCACCTTCAGCCGAGCAACTGAAAGAACTGAAGGACCGCTATGAGGCCATTGTCGGCGGGGTCTTCCCGCTTAGAGAGAACACGGACCGGCAGGTGGAGGCTTTGCAGGAGGCGCTCAACAGCGGCCACAGCGGTGAGGATGTTCAATATATGTGTTATCAGGGGCTTAAGCATGCACATCCGTTTATTGAAGACGGTGTTGAAGCTATGGCGCGGGATGGCATCACCCAGGCGGTCGGGATTGTACTTGCCCCCCATTATTCGGTAATGAGTGTAGGAACCTACATTAAACGTGCCAGGGAAAAAGCTGAAGCCAGCGGAGTCAACATGGAATTTGTGGAGAGCTATCATCTGCATCCCGAGCTGATTGATGTGCTCACCCGCAGAGTGTCTGCCAAGCTTGACCTCTTTGAAGAGACCGGCGCCGCCCGGGATGAGGTTCGTGTATTGTTCAGCGCCCATAGCTTGCCTGAACGGATTCTGGCCATGGGCGACCCGTACCGGGATCAGCTGCTGGAAACGTCAAAAGCGATTGCCGAGCAGGCCGGTGTAACCTCCTGGCAGTTTACCTGGCAGAGCGCGGGCAGAACGGCTGAGCCTTGGCTGGGCCCGGACATTCTGGATACGCTGCGTGAGCTTGGCGAAGCTCAGGTGAAATACGTGCTGTCGGCCCCGATCGGTTTTGTTTCCGACCATTTGGAAGTGCTGTATGACCTCGACATTGAGGCGCAGGCACTGGCTTCGGAACTGGATCTGCGGCTGATGCGCACCGATTCGCTGAACAGTGACCCGGCCTATATGTCGGTCCTCAGCGATGTGGTGCGCACCAAAGCCAGTCAACTGAAGGTGAACCAGTCATGACGGGTTCACCCCGTAAGGTAGTCATCATCGGCGGAGGCCTCAGCGGCCTCAGCGCCGCTTTTTACGTTCGTAAATACTACCGGGAAGCCGGATTACAGCCGGATATTGTGCTAATCGAGAAGGATAAGGCGCTCGGAGGCAAGATCGAAACATTGCAACGTGACGGCTTCGTTGTTGAGAAAGGGCCGGATTCTTTTCTGGCCCGCAAAACGGCTATGAGCGATCTGGCCAAGGAGCTGAAGCTTGATCATGAGCTGGTCACCACCAATCCGAATGCCAAAAAGACGTACATACTGCAGCGCGGCAAACTCCACCCGATGCCGGCGGGGCTTGTTCTCGGCATTCCTACAGAGCTGAAGCCGTTCCTGAAGAGCGGGCTTGTGTCGTTCAGCGGCAAAATGCGGGCGATGCTGGACTTCGTTCTTCCGCCGCGCCGGAGCAGCGAAGATGAATCGCTCGGCCAGCTGATTGAGCGCCGTCTTGGCACTGAGGTGCTGGAGAATATGACCGAACCTCTGCTTGCCGGTATATATGCCGGAGATATGCGCAAGATCAGCCTACAGGCAACCTTCCCCCAGTTCGGTGAGGTGGAACGCCAATACGGCAGTCTTATCCGCGGGATGACTACGGGCCGCAAGCCTGTTGAGACGCATACGGGAACCAAAAAAAGCGCCTTCCTGACCTTTCGCAAAGGACTGCAAAGTATGGTTCATGCCCTGATTCATGAACTGCATGATGTGGAGCAGCGCACCGGAACGGGTGCCGCCCTTATTACCGTCCGCACAGATAGCGGCCGCTCTTCTTCAGCCGAATCCGGTCCGCGGTACGCGGTAGAGCTGGATAACGGCGAAACGCTGCTGGCTGACGATATATACGTCACCGTGCAGAATTTTGCTGCCGCTGAGCTGCTCCGCCCCCATGTGGATGTGTCCGCACTGGATAACGTCAACTATGTATCGGTAGCCAATGTGGTAATGGCCTTTGCCAAGAAGGATATCGTTACGGAATATGACGGCTCGGGGTTCCTTGTTCCCCGCAAGGAAGGGCGCAATATTACCGCCTGCACCTGGACTTCTACCAAATGGCTGCATACAAGCCCTGAGGACAAGGTGCTGCTGCGCTGTTATGTCGGCCGTTCAGGCGATGAACAGAATGTTGAGCTGCCGGATGAGGCGCTTGCGGAGCTGGTGCGCAAGGATCTGCGGGAAATTATGGGAGTTGGCGCACAGCCGCTCTTCACGGAGATTACCCGGCTGAAGCACTCCATGCCGCAGTATCCGGTCGGCCATCCCGGCCGTATCGCAGCGCTTCGCAGTGAGCTGTCGCAGAAGCTCCCGGGCGTCTACGCTTTTGGCGCCGGTTATGATGGCATCGGGATGCCTGATTGCATCAAACAGGCCAAGGAGACGGCTGAAGCCGCAGCCGGAAGCTTGAACAAGCAGCCCGCACCTGTGGGTGCATCCATAGGTTAGAACCAAACGGTGAAGCGGAGGTGGTGGCGCTTCACCGTTTTTTTTATGGAATTCCCGCCCGGCTATTTTGGAGGGAGCAGCATGAGTTATGCTATAATAGAACCAATTTAAAGGCAAAGGGGATTGTTTGTACCCATGTATCCGCCGAGATCACGCACACGACAGAACAATAAGCGCAGCACTAAACGCCGGCGCAGAAGGGTTTGGGCGTGGACCAACGTAAGTTTGCTTTTGTTGATGACCGCTATGCTAACCTATTATTTTATTGGAGATCACGACAAAGAGAATGCTGCCCCGCCACCGCCTTCAGAGGCGGTAGTTTCGCCTTCACCGGATGCCGTGACACCTGAGCCTGAAGCTACGGCGACCGTAACTCCTGAGGTCACAGCTAGTGCTGAACCTACTCCAGAACCCTCTCCAGAGGCTTCACCGGCACAGGAGAATATAACAGAGGCAACGCCATCCCCCGAGGCTAGCAGAGCTCCAGAGACTGCAATAGGTTCCGGAGACGATGGAGATGGCGGAGATGGTGGTAAGAATACCGGCGATGCGGTTTCCGGATTGCCGGAGAATGCCGGGGACACAGTCACGCTGAATTTTGCCGGGGACGTGATTTTTGCCGGCAAGGTTGGGGAACTGCTCCAGAAGAAAGGGTATGATTATTCCTATTCTGCCCTGAATGGAATGTTTAAGAAGGATGATCTCACCGTAGTGAATCTGGAAACACCGATTACTACGGGTGGTGTGAGCGCCGAGAACAAGCAGTTTGTATTCAAGGGAGCGCCAGAGGCCTTGGATGCGCTGAAGTCAGCCGGTGTGGATGCGGTAAATCTTGCCAATAACCATACGCTGGATCAAGGGGAGCAAGGTCTGCTGGATACTTTGAGCAACCTCAGCAAGCGGGGGATTCCTTATGTAGGAGCAGGAGCCGACAGCAAGGAAGCTTATACGACCCAGTATTTTGAGCGCCAGGGAATCCGGATAGCCTTGCTTGGCTTCACACGTGTTATTCCTCATACCGACTGGATCGCCGGAGCGAAGAAGCCCGGTGTTGCTTCTGTCTATGACAGCAGAGAAGGGCTGAAGGCCATCGCCGCAGCCAAGAAGAAGGCTGACTTGGTCGTTGTAGTTGTCCACTGGGGGAAGGAACGGGTTGAACAATATGATGCGACCCAGCAGGAGCTGGGACGCAGCTTTATTGATGCCGGAGCGGACCTGGTGATGGGCGGCCACCCGCATGTGCTGCAGGGGATAGAGCCGTACAAGGGCAAATGGATCGCTTACAGCACAGGCAATTTTATTTTCACACGGTCCAAGGTTCCTGCTACCTGGGAGACCGCTGTTTTTCAGGCACAATGCACTGACAAAGGCGAGTGTTCGCTGAAACTGAGCCCGATGGACGCCGAATTAGGCCAGCCGGTGCCTATGAATGATGTGGATGGACAGCTTTTGCTGAATAAGGTTCAATCCTTATCTTCAGGACTTGTAACTATCAGAAACGACGGAACCGTCGTACAAGCCGGCAAATAGGGCTAAACCAACAAGATAGTCGTAAGCAGCTCGCACCGGTCCCTGCAGATTTCACGGGGGAATCCGGAGACAGACCATACTTCTGCTGGAGGTACTTATGATGAAAAACATGTGTGTAGCCCACCGTGGATTCTCCGGGAAAGCGCCGGAGAATACGCTCGCAGCCGTTCGCATGGCGCTTGCTCTGCCTTATGTACGCTGGATGGAAATTGATGTTCAGCTGACCAGGGACGGGGTGCCGGTCGTCATCCATGATTTTACGCTGGACCGGACGACGAACGGACACGGCAAGATTAAGAACATGGATTATGAGCATCTCCGGCGCCTGGATGCGGGAAGCTGGAAAGGGCGTGCCTTCCGGGGGGAGCGGGTCCCTTCGCTGGAAGAGGTGCTTGAGCTTGCTTCCGGCCGGCTGCGCCTGAATATTGAACTGAAGACCAGCGGTGATATGTATCCGGGTCTGGAGAAGGCAGTCATTGACCTTATCTCTTCCAAAGGGATGCGGGATGATGTTGTGCTGACCTCATTTGATGCCGGGGCATTGCAGCGGATCAAGGAGCTGGATCCGCGGTTTCGCACCGGTCTGATTTATGATTCCAGAACCGGTGATCCGGCCCGTAAGCTGAAGGAGCTGGATTGCTCCTTTCTGTCCATCAGCTTTGCAAGGCTGAATCCGGGGCTGGCGAAGCTGCTTGCCGAACGCGGTGTCAAAACGATGGCCTGGACGGTGAACAAGGCGAAGGAGATGCGCCGTCTGGCTGAAATGCATTCCGATATCATGATCTGTACGAACCGTCCGGATATCTGGGGCGAAACTTTTCTGAAGGCTTAAGGACATTACCAATGGACGGGAAAGGAGCTGATTATAATGTGTGCAGATGTTAATAACATATACTGTGTTGGACGCAATTATAAATTACATGCCGAGGAGCTGGGAAACCAGGTTCCGGTGGAGCCGCTGATCTTCCTGAAGCCCTCTCATGCGGCGGTATCTCTCGATAAGGCCATTATTCATCTCCCGCAGGATGCCGGACTTATTCACTATGAAGGTGAACTGGTACTGCGCATCGCGCGTGATTATGTACCGGGCATGAGCGTGGAGGAACTGGTGGATGTCATGGCGCTCGGCCTGGATTTCACCCTGCGTGACGTGCATAATGATCTGCAGAAGAAAGGCTTGCCATGGACGGCTGCCAAAGGCTTCAAGAACGCTGCTCCGCACACCCCTTATATTGCTTTTCCCGAGCAGGAGGAGCTGGAAGCAACAGATTTCACCGTGTTGAAGAATGGGGTGGAAGTGCAGCGCGGGAATGTGAAGAACATGATTTTTTCGCTGCAAAAGATTGTTGAATTCATTGCCGCCCGCTACGGGCTTGGCAAAGATGATGTGATATTCACGGGTACCCCTGCCGGGGTAGGTCCGGTTGTTTCAGGCGATTCCTTCGAGCTGTACTGGGGCGAGAAGCTTATGGGCACCTGCCTGATCGGTTAACCTTAATCAGTCCTCGTCTTCCGGAGATTCGTCTCCGGAAGATGCTTATTCTTGCAGAAGCGGAGTTGAATCTATGTTATGGGTGATCGGTGCCTGCGGCGCTTTGCTGGTCGCCGGAGCGGCTTATGCCAAACAGTCGCTGAGCTTATCCGGCATGCTGGCGGCGGTTGTTATGGGGACCATTTATTTTGGTGCCGGAAATGCCTTCTGGTTCGGCATCCTGCTGCTGTTCTTCATCTCTTCCAGTATGTTATCCAAACTTCATCATGAGAATAAGGCCGAACTGGAGCTGACGTATGACAAGACAGGACGCCGGGATGCCGGGCAAGTGTTTGCCAACGGCGGAATGGGCATGCTGCTCGTCCTGCTGAATGCCATTTATCCCCTGGAGATTTGGGGATTTCTCTTTATCGGCGTAATGGCAACCGTGACCTCGGATACCTGGGCCACGGAAATTGGCACGCTCTCCAAGAAACCTCCGCGGTCGGTGCTCACGGGCAAAATCCTCCAGGCAGGAACCTCCGGCGGCGTATCGCTGCCGGGCACTCTGGCCGCCGCCGCAGGCGGAGCCTTCATTGGAGTTGCCTCCTGGGCGCTCCGGGCGGCCTCCGGCATGCCGGACCATTCCTTCCTGCGGCTTACGCTCGCCGGACTCGTGGGCGGTCTCGCCGGCGCTTTCGCCGACTCGATCCTGGGCGCTACGGTGCAGCGGATGAACCGCTGCACTAAATGCGGCCGCGAGGTGGAAGCCTCGCAGCATTGTGGTCAGCCCACGGTGTATGCCCGCGGCTGGCGCTGGATGGACAACGACGCGGTCAATGCGCTGAGTTCGGTCATCGGCGGCGCTGCCGCGCTGCTGATCGGCTTTACAGCCAGTTAGAAAGTCAACAATACAGCAATGCGCCATATAGTCAGGAGGTGAACCGGATGAGCAGTGCAGCAAATCACAAGCATACTGCCATTCTGGATGCCGCTTATGAGCTTTTCGGTTCAGGAGGTTTCTACGAGACGAAAATGTCCGAAGTGGCGGAACATGCGGGAATCGCTAAGGGTACAGTTTATTTGTATTTTAAAAGCAAGGAAGAGCTCTTTATGGCTGTCACCCGCCGCGACTGCGAGGGCTTCATGCAGCAGCTTGAGCACAAGCTGGAGGACTGTACAGCTCCGACAGAGAAGCTGGCGGTGATCGCCGAACATCATCTGATGTATTATTACGAGCGCAAGCAGCACACCAAGCTGTTCTTCCGGGCTCCCAACAACAACCCGGAGCTGGTGGCCTATATGGCGCTTTTTATGGAGGAATATATGCAGGCCGTGGTGAAGGTGCTCCTGGAAGGCGGGGCCTCCGAACCGGAGCTGATGGCTCAATCCTATATCGGGATGCTGGACCGGCTGAAGATGGATATTCTGTTTCAACCCTCCTTTACGGAAGAGGACGCGTATAAGCGGGCAAAATTTGCTGCGGCGCTGTTTATTCACGGGGCAATCGGCAGTCTGAGTGCGGAGAATGGCTATTAAACGGCCAAAAGGGTCAACTAAACGCAGCATAAATCGGTAATGAAAATATAAGGCAAGCGAGGACAGCGTATGAATATTATGACCGTGGAACATCTTTCCAAAAGTTATGGAGAGAAAATTTTGTTCCGTGATGCATCGTTTGGTATGGATGACCGGGACAAGATTGGTGTCATCGGTGTGAATGGAACAGGCAAATCGACCTTTTTAAAAATCATCGCCGGGCTGGATACCGCCGACGAGGGACAAATCGCAATCGGCAACGGTGTGCGGGTGCAGTATTTGGCGCAGAATCCGCCCTATGAACCAGGTAATACCGTGCTGCAGCAGGTATTTGCAGGAGATGATCCTGAGCTTGCTACCATGCGTGAATATATGGAAATTATGGCCCTGCTGGAGAAGAACCCCGGCGACGCCGGACTGGAGGGCAGACTGGTGCGGATCGGGCAATCTATCGATGCCGCCGGAACCTGGCATCTGGAGAGTGAAGCCAAAACCGTGCTGACGAAGCTCGGCATCACCCGTTTTGACGCCTTGATGGAGACGCTCTCGGGGGGGCAACGCAAGCGTGTAGCACTCGCGGCCGCCCTGATTACACCTTCCGAGCTGCTGATTCTGGATGAGCCGACCAACCATATTGATACCGACTCCGTGGCATGGCTGGAGCAGTATCTGCAGAAGCGGCGCGGAGCGCTGCTGATGGTTACGCATGACCGTTACTTCCTGGAACGGGTAGCCAGTGTCATGCTGGAGCTGGACGGAGGGCGTCTGTACCGCTATGAAGCGAACTACTCGCGGTTCCTGGAGCTGAAAGCGGACCGTGAAGAGCGGGAAGCGTCGGCCGAGCAGAAGCGCAAGAATCTGCTGCGCACAGAGCTGGCCTGGATTCGCCGCGGAGCCAAAGCACGGTCCACGAAGCAGAAAGCGCGAATCGACCGCTTCGAGAAGTTGAAGGAAAGCCAGGGCGGCGCTTCGGCTGGAGCAATGGATATTTCCGTCGCTTCGACCAGGCTGGGCCGCAAAATCATTGAAATGAAGGATCTTACCAAGGCGCTGGACGGCCGGACACTGATTAAGGATCTGACCTATATCGCCGTACCGCAGGACCGTGTAGGGATTGTTGGTCCAAACGGCAGCGGTAAGTCAACACTGCTTAATCTGATTGCCGGCAAACTTCAGCCGGACAGCGGCGAGGTTCAGCTGGGTGCAACGGTCAAACTGGGTTACTTTACACAAGAGCATCAAGATATGGACGACACCATGCGGGCGATTGAGTATGTAAAGGAAGAGGCGGAGATCATCCGCACCGCTGACGGCAGTGTCATAACGGCCGGGCAGATGCTGGAGCGTTTCCTGTTCCCTCCGGCGATGCAGTGGACACCCATCTCCAAGCTGTCCGGCGGTGAGAAAAGACGCCTCTACCTGCTTCGTGTACTGATGGGGGCGCCTAACGTGCTGCTGCTGGACGAGCCGACCAATGACCTGGATATCGGGACGCTCGCCGTTCTGGAGGATTATCTGGACGAATTTCCCGGCGTAGTGTTCACTGTATCGCATGACCGTTATTTTCTGGACCGTACGGTGGATAAGCTGATCGCTTTTGAGAACGGGCAGATCCGGCTGCATGTCGGTGACTACAGTGAATATGAGGAGTGGCTGGCGAAAAACGTTACTGTCCGCAGTGATAATGGCAAAGACGAAGCAGCGGGTGGGGGCAAACGCAGCTCTGCCCCGGAGCAGAGCCAGAATGTACAGACCTCCCCTCCAACCCGGGAGAAGCTGAAATTTACCTTCAAGGAACAGCGGGAATATGAGGGGATCGACGAGCAAATCGAGCTGGCGGAGCAGCATCTGGTAGATATCACTGCGCAGATGGAAGCCGCTTTTGCCGACTCTGGCCGGCTGCAGGAGCTTGTGGACCAGCAGCGGCAAGGCGAAGCAGAGCTGGAACGCCTGATGGAGCGCTGGACGTATCTGAACGAGCTGGCAGAGCGAATCGCCGGCAAAGCTTAAGATCAGGGATCAGGTAAGAGAATAAGATGAACATACACAGCAAGCCGACTTCCGTTGCTAACGGAGGTCGGCTTGCTTTTTGATATGCGGCAATGAAAGTTTATTGTTTCATTTTACAGAGGATAAATTCTCTTAACCTATGTAGTCTATCACCCGCTCCAATTGCTGTTAGCGTAATACAGTAATAGGGAGGAGGAGATGTTATGCCAAGAATAACTCAGTCTGTCAGAGAATTGAAAAGGTTTATAGAGAATGCGGAGTCGGTCTGGGTTGAAGTGTTTTACTCGGCTGATACTAACAGAGTAATCATTGTGGACGGAAGGGAATATTTAAGGCTGCCGCTGAGATTCAGTACAAGAGCCAAGGTGATAGCTTATTTCAGAAGATATTGGGGTATTGTTTTGAGCAATAGAATGTTCTGTAATCTAATGACTGTTACAAGAAATGGAAGATTGTACGTGATTGCAGGAGATACAGGTCCCCTGCCATACTATCCCCGGAGACTTCGGGTTACGAGTCGTACATCAACTAGACTTCGGGTTACGGCCAGCCTGTCCTTTGACGTAGATACAGATGAAGGAACTGAAATCATCCGTTACCTGATCGCCAGATCCGGGGAGCGGCTTACGATTCTGGACCGGAGTAATAAGGTCGGTGATCCAAGGTATCAACCCTGCCGGTAAACTGGATGAAGATTGATTTGCACAACAAGTGGAAACGGCTTCGCCGTCCTCAAAAGGACGGTATCCGTTTCAGCGAGAAATAGAAGGATAATTTATAGCGTGAAACATATAAATTCTTATCTTTTAAAAAAAGCAGGCTCAGTCCGATTCCGCTGACTGAGCCTGCCTTCATGTTTTAATTCGTTAAACGGTCTATTTGCCCCCGGCCACGGCAATCATCTGCACCACCGGACGCGAATCGCCGGTTAATACAGCCTCGTCGGCGTTCATCTGCGAGGAGCCGTCACCGTCCAGGAAGATGCCTTCCCTTCCTTCTCCGGGGACATGCTCCAGTACGGCTGTGCGGAACTCTTCCGCTGTACTTAGCGTTGGAGTGACGATCAGCCACAGCTTGCCCGCGCTATCGTAGACCAGGCCGGAGCGCATCCGCTGCTCATCAGCATTAGGAAGATGTTCTGCGGCAGCAGACAACGCCCACAGCTCTTCATGCTGCAGATTCATGCTGATCCCGCCCTGTGCCCAATAGTTGGAGCGGTCAGTGACCTCCAGTTCCTCGCCGGAAGAAACAACCCGCACCGACAGCTTGCCGCTTGCGCCGTCCCAAACCATCGTTCCACGGGCGTATTTGGCATTGAACCAGCCGGAGCCGTAGGCTCCCCGGGCTCCGCTCGACGGATTATCATTCATGATGGCTATCGACAGGAGATCGGTCCCATAGAAGAAACCGCCGTTAATGCCATACGCGGCGATTTGCCGCAAGGGGGCACCGGCAGTACGCAGGACGATATCTTCCGGTGCCAGCGACATCATGTGCAGCTGAACCTTGCCCGAAGTTTCCGCCTCCAGATAGGAGTAGGCATGAGGGAGGCCGTCAAAGACCTCCGCAGGCTGTGTATCCGGTTTAGCCAT carries:
- a CDS encoding glycerophosphodiester phosphodiesterase, whose protein sequence is MKNMCVAHRGFSGKAPENTLAAVRMALALPYVRWMEIDVQLTRDGVPVVIHDFTLDRTTNGHGKIKNMDYEHLRRLDAGSWKGRAFRGERVPSLEEVLELASGRLRLNIELKTSGDMYPGLEKAVIDLISSKGMRDDVVLTSFDAGALQRIKELDPRFRTGLIYDSRTGDPARKLKELDCSFLSISFARLNPGLAKLLAERGVKTMAWTVNKAKEMRRLAEMHSDIMICTNRPDIWGETFLKA
- a CDS encoding fumarylacetoacetate hydrolase family protein produces the protein MCADVNNIYCVGRNYKLHAEELGNQVPVEPLIFLKPSHAAVSLDKAIIHLPQDAGLIHYEGELVLRIARDYVPGMSVEELVDVMALGLDFTLRDVHNDLQKKGLPWTAAKGFKNAAPHTPYIAFPEQEELEATDFTVLKNGVEVQRGNVKNMIFSLQKIVEFIAARYGLGKDDVIFTGTPAGVGPVVSGDSFELYWGEKLMGTCLIG
- a CDS encoding DUF92 domain-containing protein translates to MLWVIGACGALLVAGAAYAKQSLSLSGMLAAVVMGTIYFGAGNAFWFGILLLFFISSSMLSKLHHENKAELELTYDKTGRRDAGQVFANGGMGMLLVLLNAIYPLEIWGFLFIGVMATVTSDTWATEIGTLSKKPPRSVLTGKILQAGTSGGVSLPGTLAAAAGGAFIGVASWALRAASGMPDHSFLRLTLAGLVGGLAGAFADSILGATVQRMNRCTKCGREVEASQHCGQPTVYARGWRWMDNDAVNALSSVIGGAAALLIGFTAS
- a CDS encoding TetR/AcrR family transcriptional regulator, which translates into the protein MSSAANHKHTAILDAAYELFGSGGFYETKMSEVAEHAGIAKGTVYLYFKSKEELFMAVTRRDCEGFMQQLEHKLEDCTAPTEKLAVIAEHHLMYYYERKQHTKLFFRAPNNNPELVAYMALFMEEYMQAVVKVLLEGGASEPELMAQSYIGMLDRLKMDILFQPSFTEEDAYKRAKFAAALFIHGAIGSLSAENGY
- a CDS encoding ABC-F family ATP-binding cassette domain-containing protein gives rise to the protein MNIMTVEHLSKSYGEKILFRDASFGMDDRDKIGVIGVNGTGKSTFLKIIAGLDTADEGQIAIGNGVRVQYLAQNPPYEPGNTVLQQVFAGDDPELATMREYMEIMALLEKNPGDAGLEGRLVRIGQSIDAAGTWHLESEAKTVLTKLGITRFDALMETLSGGQRKRVALAAALITPSELLILDEPTNHIDTDSVAWLEQYLQKRRGALLMVTHDRYFLERVASVMLELDGGRLYRYEANYSRFLELKADREEREASAEQKRKNLLRTELAWIRRGAKARSTKQKARIDRFEKLKESQGGASAGAMDISVASTRLGRKIIEMKDLTKALDGRTLIKDLTYIAVPQDRVGIVGPNGSGKSTLLNLIAGKLQPDSGEVQLGATVKLGYFTQEHQDMDDTMRAIEYVKEEAEIIRTADGSVITAGQMLERFLFPPAMQWTPISKLSGGEKRRLYLLRVLMGAPNVLLLDEPTNDLDIGTLAVLEDYLDEFPGVVFTVSHDRYFLDRTVDKLIAFENGQIRLHVGDYSEYEEWLAKNVTVRSDNGKDEAAGGGKRSSAPEQSQNVQTSPPTREKLKFTFKEQREYEGIDEQIELAEQHLVDITAQMEAAFADSGRLQELVDQQRQGEAELERLMERWTYLNELAERIAGKA
- a CDS encoding DL-endopeptidase inhibitor IseA family protein, with protein sequence MPRITQSVRELKRFIENAESVWVEVFYSADTNRVIIVDGREYLRLPLRFSTRAKVIAYFRRYWGIVLSNRMFCNLMTVTRNGRLYVIAGDTGPLPYYPRRLRVTSRTSTRLRVTASLSFDVDTDEGTEIIRYLIARSGERLTILDRSNKVGDPRYQPCR